The Canis aureus isolate CA01 chromosome 11, VMU_Caureus_v.1.0, whole genome shotgun sequence genome has a segment encoding these proteins:
- the ATP6V1E2 gene encoding V-type proton ATPase subunit E 2 yields the protein MALSDGDVQKQIKHMMAFIEQEANEKAEEIDAKSEEEFNIEKGRLVQTQRLKIMEYYEKKEKQIEQQKKIQMSTMRNQARLKVLRARDDLISELLNDAKLRLSRIVADPEVYQGLLDKLVLQGLLRLLEPVVIIRCRPQDLLLVEAAVLKAIPEYMAVSHKCVEVQVDQEVHLSMNAAGGVEVYSGNQRIKVSNTLESRLDLLAQQKMPEIRKALFGANANRKFFI from the coding sequence ATGGCCCTAAGTGATGGCGATGTACAGAAGCAGATTAAACACATGATGGCTTTCATTGAACAGGAAGCCAATgaaaaggcagaagaaatagATGCCAAGTCTGAGGAAGAGTTCAATATTGAGAAAGGACGCCTTGTGCAAACCCAACGACTAAAGATTATGGAGTATtatgagaagaaggagaagcaaataGAGCAGCAGAAGAAAATCCAGATGTCCACCATGAGGAATCAGGCAAGGCTGAAAGTCCTAAGAGCCCGAGATGACCTCATCTCAGAGTTGCTGAATGATGCAAAGCTGAGACTCAGCAGGATTGTGGCCGACCCAGAAGTCTACCAGGGGCTCCTGGATAAACTAGTGCTCCAGGGTCTGCTCCGGCTGCTGGAGCCCGTGGTAATTATACGCTGCAGGCCACAGGACCTCCTCCTGGTGGAGGCTGCAGTGCTAAAAGCCATCCCTGAGTACATGGCAGTCTCCCATAAATGTGTGGAAGTCCAAGTTGATCAAGAGGTGCACCTGTCTATGAATGCAGCTGGAGGTGTGGAGGTCTACAGTGGCAATCAGAGAATAAAGGTTTCCAATACCCTAGAAAGTCGACTGGATCTCTTAGCCCAACAAAAGATGCCTGAAATACGAAAGGCCTTGTTTGGAGCCAATGCCAAcagaaagttctttatataa